The following coding sequences are from one Humulus lupulus chromosome X, drHumLupu1.1, whole genome shotgun sequence window:
- the LOC133806349 gene encoding uncharacterized protein LOC133806349, producing MAKNDAEKSKRESEPTSIQSSVEKGERVGISNTSKADPEENVVVIPPQNASEKQISKPPPPFPQRFQKKQQDSQFRRYWDVLKQLHINLLLVEALEQMPNYVKFLKNILTKKRRLGEFETVALIEGCSAILKNKIPPKLKDPGSFIILISIGGKEVSKALCDLGASINLMPMSIFKKVGIGEARTTTITLQLTECSMVHPDGKIEDVLVQVDKFIFRRILLFLTMRKIGMYRSFWGYHFLPLEGL from the exons atggccaagaatgatgcA GAGAAATCTAAGAGGGAAagtgagcccacttcaatccaaagtagtgtggaaAAAGGAGAAAGAGTTGGAATTTCAAATACGTCAAAAGCTGATCCTGAAGAAAATGTTGTAGTAATTCCTCCGCAAAATGCATCAGAGAAGCAAATTAGtaagccacctccaccatttccccAAAGATTTCAAAAGAAGCAGCAAGATAGCCAATTTCGAAGATATTGGGATGTTTTGAAGCAACTCCACATCAATTTACTTCTGGTGGAAGCTTTGGAACAAATGCCTAATTATGTGAAgttcttgaaaaatattttgacaaaGAAGAGGAGGCTTGGAGAATTTGAAACGGTTGCTTTGATTGAAGGCTGTAGTGCTATTTTGAAGAATAAAATCCCTCCAAAGTTGAAGGATCCTGGCAGTTTTATAATTCTAATTTCTATTGGGGGAAAAGAAGTTAGTAAAGCTCTGTGTGATTTGGGGGCTAGCattaatttgatgcccatgtccaTTTTTAAGAAGGTTGGAATTGGAGAAGCAAGGACAACTACAATCACTTTGCAATTAACTGAATGCTCTATGGTGCATCCAGATGGAAAGATTGAAGATGTCCTAGTACAAGTTGACAAGTTCATTTTTCGGCGGATTTTATTATTCTTGACTATGAGGAAGATAGGGATGTACCGATCATTTTGGGGATACCATTTCTTGCCACTAGAAGGACTTTGA